A single window of Bacteroidota bacterium DNA harbors:
- a CDS encoding YajQ family cyclic di-GMP-binding protein has product MASFDIVSKIDLQKIDNAINTADKELVNRYDLKDAECSIELDKKGKIVKIQANQDMALKSIIDIILGKFSKQQLDVRSLDLSKEPRPSGKLILQDLPIKEGLDKEAAKKVVAFLKESKLKIQASIMDDQVRVTGKQIDDLQEAMAKVRSHDFDVPLQFDNMRS; this is encoded by the coding sequence ATGGCAAGTTTTGATATAGTTTCTAAAATTGATTTACAAAAAATTGATAATGCTATTAACACAGCAGACAAAGAATTGGTAAATAGGTATGATTTAAAAGATGCTGAATGTAGCATTGAATTAGACAAAAAAGGTAAAATTGTAAAAATTCAAGCTAACCAAGATATGGCTTTAAAAAGTATTATTGACATTATATTAGGTAAGTTCAGCAAGCAACAATTGGATGTAAGAAGCCTGGATTTGAGCAAAGAGCCGAGGCCAAGTGGTAAACTTATTTTACAGGATTTACCTATTAAAGAGGGTTTGGATAAAGAGGCTGCAAAAAAAGTAGTGGCGTTTTTAAAGGAATCTAAACTAAAAATCCAAGCCAGTATTATGGATGATCAGGTTAGGGTAACGGGTAAACAAATTGACGATTTACAAGAGGCAATGGCTAAAGTAAGGTCACATGATTTTGATGTGCCTTTGCAGTTTGACAATATGAGAAGCTAA
- the trpS gene encoding tryptophan--tRNA ligase, protein MKKEIVVSGIRPTGNLHLGNYMGAVKNFIKMQHEYNCYFFIADYHSLTTHPNPKSLHKNVKQVLAEYIACGINPEACTIYIQSDLPEIAELYLLLNMHAYKGELERVSSFKEKAKLHPDNINAGLLTYPVLMAADILIHKAVKVPVGKDQEQHLEMARTFGNRFNRIYEHELFPEPQAFNYGNNLVKVPGLQGGGKMSKSDGDANVINLIDDEALVRKKIMKAVSDVAPTEPNATPSQAVQNLFDLMQLVSANDVIEHYKNTFADCSIRYGDMKKQLAEDMVQFVSPIKKQIDAIMEDEASLNKIAKTGRDKAMESASKTIAEARDLIGFKKFY, encoded by the coding sequence ATGAAAAAAGAAATTGTTGTAAGTGGTATCAGACCAACAGGAAACTTACATTTAGGCAACTATATGGGTGCTGTTAAAAATTTTATAAAGATGCAGCATGAATATAATTGCTATTTTTTTATAGCAGACTACCACTCGCTCACAACACATCCAAATCCTAAAAGTTTACACAAAAATGTCAAACAGGTATTAGCTGAATATATAGCCTGTGGTATTAACCCTGAGGCGTGTACCATTTATATTCAAAGTGATTTACCGGAAATAGCTGAACTGTATTTGCTATTGAATATGCACGCTTATAAAGGTGAATTGGAAAGGGTATCATCATTTAAAGAAAAAGCCAAATTGCATCCTGACAATATTAATGCAGGATTACTTACTTACCCTGTTTTAATGGCAGCCGATATACTTATTCATAAAGCGGTTAAAGTACCTGTAGGTAAAGACCAGGAGCAACACCTGGAAATGGCCAGAACTTTTGGCAACCGATTTAACCGAATATATGAACATGAATTATTTCCGGAACCGCAGGCTTTTAACTACGGCAACAATTTGGTTAAAGTTCCTGGCTTACAAGGGGGAGGTAAAATGAGTAAAAGTGATGGTGATGCAAACGTTATTAATTTAATAGATGATGAAGCCCTGGTTAGAAAAAAAATAATGAAAGCGGTAAGCGATGTGGCTCCAACGGAACCAAACGCTACACCCAGCCAGGCCGTTCAAAATTTATTTGATTTAATGCAACTTGTTTCGGCTAACGATGTAATTGAACATTACAAAAATACTTTTGCCGATTGCAGTATTCGGTATGGCGATATGAAAAAACAATTGGCTGAAGATATGGTACAGTTTGTTTCACCTATAAAAAAACAAATTGATGCTATTATGGAAGATGAAGCATCGTTAAATAAAATTGCTAAAACGGGTAGAGACAAAGCAATGGAAAGTGCCTCTAAAACAATAGCAGAAGCAAGGGATTTAATAGGCTTCAAAAAATTCTACTAA
- a CDS encoding T9SS-dependent M36 family metallopeptidase — protein MKKYFTILLVCLIVTLKAQVNKTSLKNYLHELGYKWITEEQLFINSSHTDKQTQITHIYFKQQFQNSEIYNTQSSIHLDKNGNIFNKNLFLLNTAEVANSTKYDASQALNVALNEASIPNKALNKAIILQDNKFEIEDKAMSSEAVKGKLVYFIKDNKLFSAWQIEVLNDETSDWLDLVIDAADGSIIHKSNYTTKCNPAEMAASKQNKPYYFNFDDEPSLGKADAGGTYRVFPIPLESPARGSRKLVSNAYDVVASPYGWHDDNGVAGAEYTITRGNNVWAKEDTLATNGTDGYSPDAGANLVFDYDYTLGGSPRGNLNAAITNLYFWNNTIHDVFYHYGFDEESGNYQSTNYTNKGEGDDFVFADAQDGSGTNNANFSAPADGTNGRMQMYLWVNGATATKNVQIEAPAAIAGKYDAVQSSFGPKLGVYPITGQLVLVNGGGTKPAEGCTTPLVNATEVNGKIALIDRGTCGFVTKVNAAQQAGAIAVIVFNNSSQAIYAMTGSGSSGITIPSVMMSQADGVKIKKYLDSGIVTLSLYDSSTVSATSPTYDSDFDNGVIAHEYGHGISGRLTGGAANSSCLTNQEQAGEGWSDFFALVLTSKPYETTLASRGMGTHLINQDTNGLGIRNYKYSRNMTINPATYNSIKTFAIPHGVGFVWCSMLYDMYLAMIDRYGFDENVYTGNGGNNKALRLVVEGLKLQPCNPGFVDSRNAILKADSILNGNANKDIIWKAFARRGLGFSASQGAASSRSDGTQAFDLPTDLSNSVTEQNATIGIKLFPNPSNGKFSINAPNNLGVCEYTIFDISGKELQSSTINISESTSDLDISFCKAGIYLITIKSNEGSVTKKLIIE, from the coding sequence ATGAAAAAATATTTTACTATTTTACTAGTCTGTTTAATTGTTACCTTAAAAGCACAAGTTAATAAAACATCACTCAAAAATTATTTACACGAATTAGGTTACAAATGGATAACAGAAGAGCAGTTATTTATCAATAGTTCGCATACGGATAAACAAACACAAATAACCCATATTTATTTTAAACAACAATTTCAAAATAGCGAAATTTACAATACCCAAAGCAGTATTCACTTAGATAAAAATGGAAATATATTTAATAAAAACCTGTTTTTATTAAATACTGCAGAAGTAGCAAATAGTACAAAATACGATGCCAGCCAGGCTTTAAATGTGGCTTTAAATGAGGCGAGTATTCCAAATAAAGCATTAAACAAAGCAATTATTTTGCAAGATAACAAGTTTGAAATTGAAGATAAAGCGATGTCAAGCGAGGCCGTTAAAGGAAAGTTAGTTTATTTTATAAAAGACAATAAACTGTTTTCAGCATGGCAAATTGAAGTATTGAATGACGAAACCAGCGATTGGTTAGATTTGGTTATTGATGCCGCTGACGGTTCAATTATTCACAAATCAAATTACACCACTAAATGTAATCCGGCTGAAATGGCTGCTTCAAAACAAAACAAACCCTATTATTTTAATTTTGATGATGAGCCTAGTTTAGGCAAGGCTGATGCCGGAGGAACATACAGAGTATTTCCAATACCATTAGAAAGCCCGGCAAGAGGTAGTAGAAAATTAGTGAGTAACGCATATGATGTTGTGGCATCGCCTTACGGATGGCACGATGACAATGGAGTTGCCGGAGCAGAATATACCATTACAAGAGGTAATAATGTATGGGCTAAAGAAGATACTTTGGCGACCAATGGCACCGATGGTTATTCACCGGATGCAGGCGCTAATTTGGTTTTTGATTATGATTATACCTTAGGAGGAAGCCCAAGAGGAAATTTAAATGCAGCCATTACCAATTTGTATTTCTGGAATAATACCATACATGATGTATTTTATCATTATGGTTTTGATGAAGAATCAGGTAATTACCAAAGTACAAATTATACCAACAAAGGCGAAGGAGACGATTTTGTTTTTGCCGATGCACAAGATGGAAGTGGAACCAACAACGCAAATTTTTCAGCTCCTGCAGATGGAACCAATGGCCGTATGCAAATGTATTTATGGGTAAATGGAGCCACTGCAACCAAAAATGTACAAATTGAAGCACCTGCTGCTATTGCCGGTAAGTATGATGCAGTACAGTCAAGTTTTGGACCTAAGTTAGGTGTATATCCTATAACAGGCCAACTAGTATTGGTAAACGGAGGCGGAACAAAACCGGCTGAAGGCTGTACCACTCCATTGGTAAATGCAACTGAAGTAAACGGAAAAATTGCCTTAATAGACAGAGGCACTTGTGGATTTGTAACCAAAGTAAATGCAGCACAACAAGCAGGAGCTATAGCTGTTATTGTATTTAACAACAGTTCACAAGCTATTTATGCTATGACAGGCAGTGGTTCAAGTGGAATTACAATTCCTTCCGTAATGATGAGCCAGGCAGACGGTGTTAAAATAAAAAAATATTTAGACTCGGGAATAGTTACTTTAAGCTTATACGATTCATCAACAGTATCAGCTACATCACCTACTTACGATAGCGATTTTGACAATGGCGTAATTGCCCACGAATACGGACACGGTATTTCAGGCCGTTTAACGGGTGGTGCAGCTAACTCATCGTGTTTAACCAATCAGGAACAAGCAGGAGAGGGTTGGAGCGATTTCTTTGCTTTGGTTTTAACATCAAAACCATATGAAACTACATTAGCGAGTAGAGGAATGGGAACACATTTAATTAACCAGGATACAAACGGTTTAGGAATACGTAACTATAAATACAGCAGAAACATGACTATAAATCCTGCTACCTATAATAGTATTAAAACATTTGCAATACCACATGGCGTTGGTTTTGTTTGGTGCAGCATGTTGTACGATATGTACCTTGCCATGATAGACCGATACGGTTTTGATGAAAATGTATACACAGGTAACGGTGGAAACAATAAAGCATTAAGATTAGTAGTAGAAGGTTTAAAATTACAACCATGTAACCCCGGTTTTGTTGATTCTAGAAATGCTATTTTAAAAGCAGATTCTATCTTAAATGGCAATGCCAATAAAGATATTATTTGGAAAGCATTTGCAAGAAGAGGCCTTGGTTTTTCTGCTTCGCAAGGTGCTGCCAGTTCAAGATCAGATGGAACGCAGGCATTCGATTTACCAACAGATTTATCAAATAGTGTTACAGAACAAAATGCAACCATTGGTATTAAATTATTTCCTAATCCTAGTAACGGCAAATTCTCTATTAACGCACCTAATAATTTAGGAGTTTGCGAATACACTATATTTGACATTAGTGGTAAAGAACTTCAAAGTTCAACTATTAATATTAGCGAAAGCACAAGCGATTTAGATATTTCATTCTGCAAAGCAGGTATTTATTTAATAACCATAAAATCAAATGAGGGTAGCGTTACCAAGAAATTGATAATTGAATAA
- a CDS encoding immunoglobulin-like domain-containing protein, translated as MKPELQILKRGMLTCILFMLMGISFVQAQTVITIGTGTTTNATNTQPTPYGAWFSQSKIQLLILASELNTLGYGSQSTISTLAFNVITQNASGSHNNYTIKMKNTTVSVLSTAWDNTGLTQVYTTAAYVPVSGWNTHTFQTPFTWDGTSNLLIDLCHDNGNNSFTASPAVANTVTSFNSVIQAWDDNSTGVMCPIGNAGTNYTNRPNMQMTILSSGVALPPIANFYTPDTVWINSPQTILNTSSFQSRVFWNLPDENPLYPGYNRTTAGIYAGYIDTAKYSNHFTYTFTSPGLKRVKLLAVNNYKRDSLLDSIVKFIYVDTPSQKPKADFISFKRKLGFGEEAPLLDLSTNGPNQWEWSFDPPCATCATDPNAFPNYFNPSNTISNPRFAAFDPGVFRVCLRVWNNRGTDSICKPSYVQVFTGINMCAGTSYQSSEPIGFLYGVSGPYTSYARSLWSPSCPGFTIAPCADSVTLYIERIKMLPGDSIEIFNGPNSTTSPRLTAVGASSTGQLPLSPAQSIIRGGSSLSFKYKPGSATIPGGYDSATFSFRWEAKPASYSKPTASFNIPDTFYSNQPVSYVNTSTGTLMKYSWDTDGNGLFDSTSANPTRTFLVTTPLSRVITMVAYNCVGSDTIRKTVTFLPINRIPIARFTADKFLGFNTDTFKLIDQSVYGVTQWNWIFSPNAVQFINGTSANSQNPQVRLTSPVAYTIRLVTTNNFGVDSVTKTAFIQVSAYQTPGSGTVFSSVADATMGIRRVRLSSVDSTFTNFTGPTYQYINTTTQLANVNRGGKYAIVINRPSAGTNMDYKVWIDLNFNANFESNELVLNKINNGDAQLIDTIVISPTQGYGTTRMRVGTDLANSTQFNSVYSVIGMFKDFNVAINKDNVKPVISLLGNNIVRTEINKTFNDPWVLATDNIEGNIAGRVQIVSTLDTSNLGVYTIKYFVKDYSGNVSDTLIRTVIVELNNTGPAIALLGGSTVRTNVKTPFVDPGVIALDNTGADISANVVKTTDLNENVIGTYTTRYTITDAFSFTKFVDRTIIVQDTIKPVIIAKGIPYLHQVLTNFEPLEAINWSDNYNSKAQLTPTYVGVVNPNLIGIYYVVYDLVDESGNAAAQLRLEVNVTDKIKPSITLNGASPLEIEVNEVYNDPGVGVSDNYWPVNNLYLTKTTDLRVDSLGTYTQIYTVTDGSGNVEFITRTIIVKDGKAPTISLLGATTVNLIRWSVFNDPGVQISDNYNTDAQIRKNLTIVSNLPQNGNGDYFGDVEGLFSVSYKVTDLSGNQSAPTIRTVNVVANSSSVEDVLNANNIVAIYPNPSNGLLKLKLFEALTDDVNIKVYNAVGGLAKTITINKNDLVEKQIDLSAFANGVYLIQVETNNKVYTHKISVVK; from the coding sequence ATGAAACCAGAATTACAAATTTTAAAAAGGGGCATGCTTACTTGCATCCTTTTTATGTTGATGGGAATTTCATTTGTGCAAGCACAAACAGTAATTACTATCGGAACAGGCACTACCACCAATGCTACCAACACTCAACCTACTCCTTATGGAGCTTGGTTCTCTCAATCAAAAATACAACTTCTTATTTTAGCCTCTGAATTAAATACTTTAGGTTATGGTTCTCAAAGTACTATATCTACATTGGCGTTTAATGTAATTACCCAAAATGCATCCGGTTCTCATAACAATTATACCATTAAAATGAAAAACACCACAGTTTCGGTGTTATCAACAGCATGGGATAATACAGGTTTGACTCAGGTTTACACTACTGCGGCTTATGTACCGGTAAGTGGTTGGAATACACATACTTTTCAAACACCTTTTACTTGGGACGGAACATCTAATTTATTAATTGATTTGTGCCATGACAATGGTAACAATAGTTTTACTGCATCTCCTGCAGTGGCTAATACAGTTACATCATTCAATTCTGTTATTCAGGCTTGGGATGATAATAGTACAGGTGTAATGTGTCCTATTGGTAATGCAGGTACAAATTATACCAACAGACCCAATATGCAAATGACCATTCTTAGTTCAGGGGTAGCACTTCCTCCAATAGCTAATTTTTATACACCCGATACGGTATGGATTAATAGTCCTCAAACCATATTAAATACTTCAAGTTTCCAAAGCCGTGTGTTTTGGAATTTACCTGATGAAAACCCATTATACCCTGGTTATAATCGCACCACAGCGGGTATTTATGCCGGTTATATTGATACAGCTAAATATAGCAACCACTTTACTTATACCTTTACCTCACCAGGTTTAAAACGTGTAAAACTATTAGCAGTAAATAATTACAAACGCGATTCATTATTAGATTCTATTGTTAAATTTATTTATGTAGATACACCAAGTCAAAAACCAAAAGCAGATTTTATCAGCTTTAAACGTAAATTAGGTTTTGGTGAAGAAGCACCTCTTTTAGATTTATCAACCAATGGTCCTAACCAGTGGGAATGGAGTTTTGATCCACCTTGTGCCACTTGTGCCACAGATCCCAATGCATTTCCTAACTACTTTAATCCAAGTAATACTATATCCAATCCCCGTTTTGCAGCCTTTGACCCTGGTGTATTTAGAGTATGTTTACGCGTATGGAATAATCGAGGGACGGATTCTATTTGTAAGCCAAGCTATGTACAAGTATTCACTGGTATAAATATGTGTGCAGGAACTTCATACCAAAGTAGCGAACCAATAGGATTTTTATATGGTGTATCAGGTCCATATACCAGTTATGCCAGAAGTTTATGGTCACCAAGTTGCCCTGGTTTTACCATTGCACCTTGTGCTGATTCAGTTACATTATATATTGAAAGAATTAAAATGTTACCTGGTGATAGTATAGAAATATTCAATGGTCCGAATTCTACTACCTCACCACGTTTAACAGCAGTAGGAGCCAGCAGCACGGGTCAATTACCTTTAAGCCCGGCTCAATCAATTATACGTGGTGGAAGCAGTTTAAGTTTTAAATACAAACCTGGTAGTGCTACTATTCCAGGCGGATACGATTCAGCCACTTTTTCTTTCCGTTGGGAAGCTAAACCGGCCAGTTACAGTAAACCAACAGCATCGTTTAATATACCTGATACTTTCTATTCAAACCAACCGGTAAGTTATGTAAATACTTCAACAGGTACTTTGATGAAATACTCATGGGATACAGATGGTAATGGTTTGTTTGATTCAACCTCAGCTAACCCAACCAGAACGTTTTTAGTAACTACCCCGCTATCACGTGTAATTACCATGGTGGCTTATAACTGTGTAGGTTCAGATACGATTAGAAAAACAGTAACCTTTTTACCTATTAACAGAATTCCGATAGCCCGTTTTACTGCCGATAAATTTTTAGGCTTTAATACCGATACTTTTAAATTGATTGATCAATCAGTTTATGGTGTAACACAATGGAACTGGATATTCAGCCCTAATGCAGTACAATTCATCAATGGAACCAGTGCTAACAGTCAAAACCCACAGGTACGTTTAACAAGCCCTGTTGCTTATACTATACGTTTAGTTACTACTAATAATTTTGGTGTAGATTCAGTAACCAAAACAGCCTTTATACAAGTAAGTGCATACCAAACACCTGGTTCGGGTACTGTATTTTCAAGTGTGGCTGATGCTACCATGGGTATTAGAAGAGTAAGGTTAAGTAGTGTTGATTCAACATTTACTAATTTTACAGGTCCAACTTATCAATATATTAATACCACTACCCAATTAGCTAATGTAAACAGGGGTGGTAAATACGCTATTGTAATAAACAGACCAAGTGCAGGAACCAATATGGATTACAAAGTTTGGATAGATTTAAACTTTAATGCCAACTTTGAAAGCAATGAGTTAGTATTAAACAAAATAAACAATGGTGATGCTCAGTTAATCGATACTATTGTTATCTCACCAACCCAAGGTTATGGAACTACCCGTATGCGTGTAGGAACAGATTTAGCCAACTCTACCCAGTTTAATTCAGTGTACTCGGTAATAGGTATGTTTAAAGACTTTAATGTAGCTATTAATAAAGACAATGTTAAGCCTGTCATATCATTATTGGGTAACAACATTGTACGTACCGAGATTAACAAAACCTTCAATGATCCTTGGGTATTGGCAACAGATAATATAGAAGGTAATATTGCAGGCAGAGTACAAATAGTATCAACATTAGATACAAGTAACTTGGGTGTTTATACCATTAAATATTTTGTAAAAGATTACTCAGGTAATGTATCAGATACTTTAATACGTACAGTTATAGTAGAATTAAACAATACAGGTCCTGCTATTGCTTTACTTGGTGGTTCAACAGTACGTACCAATGTAAAAACACCTTTTGTTGATCCAGGTGTAATTGCATTAGATAATACAGGTGCAGACATTAGTGCTAATGTGGTAAAAACAACTGACCTGAATGAAAATGTTATAGGCACTTATACTACAAGATATACAATTACCGATGCATTTAGCTTTACCAAATTTGTAGATAGAACAATTATTGTTCAAGATACAATCAAGCCTGTTATTATAGCTAAAGGGATTCCATATCTGCACCAAGTATTAACTAATTTTGAACCATTAGAAGCTATTAATTGGTCAGATAATTATAATTCTAAAGCACAATTAACACCTACTTATGTTGGAGTTGTTAACCCTAATTTGATTGGTATTTACTATGTAGTTTATGATTTAGTAGATGAGTCAGGTAATGCAGCTGCACAATTAAGGTTAGAAGTAAATGTAACTGATAAAATAAAACCAAGCATTACTTTGAATGGCGCTTCGCCTTTAGAAATAGAAGTAAATGAGGTTTATAATGACCCGGGAGTTGGCGTAAGTGATAATTACTGGCCGGTTAACAATTTATATTTAACCAAAACAACTGATTTACGTGTAGATTCATTAGGAACATATACTCAAATATACACAGTAACAGATGGTTCAGGTAATGTGGAATTTATAACAAGAACTATTATAGTAAAAGATGGTAAAGCACCTACAATATCGTTATTAGGCGCAACAACGGTTAATTTAATACGTTGGAGTGTGTTTAATGACCCAGGTGTTCAAATATCAGATAATTATAATACAGATGCACAAATAAGAAAAAATCTTACCATAGTAAGTAATTTACCTCAAAATGGTAATGGAGATTACTTTGGCGATGTAGAAGGATTGTTCAGTGTATCTTATAAAGTAACAGATTTATCAGGTAATCAATCAGCACCGACAATCAGAACAGTAAATGTAGTAGCCAATTCATCATCAGTAGAAGATGTATTAAATGCAAACAATATTGTAGCTATATATCCAAACCCAAGTAATGGTTTATTAAAACTAAAATTATTTGAAGCATTAACTGACGATGTAAACATTAAAGTATACAATGCAGTAGGTGGTTTAGCTAAAACAATAACCATTAACAAAAACGATTTAGTTGAAAAACAAATTGATTTGTCAGCTTTTGCAAATGGTGTTTACTTAATACAGGTGGAAACAAACAATAAAGTGTATACGCATAAAATAAGCGTAGTTAAATAA
- a CDS encoding cytochrome c peroxidase, with amino-acid sequence MRKIAYLLLVLVLIFYASCVKDKKLEFGQESPTPYIIEYPSYFTPNNYIQPPADNPLTEEGVELGRKLFYETMLSANNSQSCASCHNQSFAFTDNGLDFSVGVTGEKGTRNAMPLFNLAYQESKSASVHKFFWDGAAPSLERQSIVPIQAPNEMAGSLPVIISRLQAHPFYPKLFKKAFGTDSIYTLLIQKAIAQFERTLLSFNSKYDQYLATRNLGVFTESERNGLLLFISENNPALGLKGADCFHCHGADKSVFMTDFQMHNNGLSENPTDSGLFRITNQSNDIGKFKTPSLRNLAFTAPYMHDGSLKTLEEVIDFYDSGVKNSPWVDPLIAKHLPLGLQLTLEQKQDLIAFLQTMTDSSFIKNTKFAKP; translated from the coding sequence ATGAGAAAAATTGCTTACTTGTTATTGGTTTTAGTTTTAATCTTTTATGCATCATGCGTAAAGGATAAAAAATTAGAATTCGGACAAGAAAGTCCAACTCCATATATCATAGAATATCCATCTTATTTTACCCCCAATAACTATATACAGCCTCCAGCCGATAATCCACTAACGGAAGAAGGAGTTGAATTAGGTCGAAAATTATTTTACGAAACAATGTTATCGGCTAACAACTCCCAATCGTGTGCCAGTTGCCATAACCAAAGTTTTGCCTTTACCGATAATGGATTAGATTTTAGTGTAGGAGTAACAGGAGAAAAGGGTACAAGAAATGCAATGCCTTTATTTAATCTGGCATATCAGGAAAGTAAATCAGCTTCCGTTCATAAGTTTTTTTGGGATGGAGCGGCTCCCAGCTTAGAAAGGCAGTCCATAGTTCCTATACAAGCGCCAAACGAAATGGCGGGCTCCCTGCCTGTTATTATTTCAAGACTTCAAGCGCATCCGTTTTATCCTAAGCTATTTAAGAAAGCTTTCGGTACCGATTCCATTTACACATTACTAATACAAAAGGCTATTGCTCAGTTCGAAAGAACCCTATTGTCATTTAATTCAAAGTACGACCAATATTTGGCAACCAGAAACCTAGGTGTTTTTACAGAATCAGAGCGAAATGGCTTGCTGTTATTCATTTCAGAGAATAATCCGGCTTTGGGCTTAAAAGGAGCAGATTGCTTTCATTGCCATGGCGCTGATAAAAGCGTTTTTATGACTGATTTTCAAATGCATAACAATGGTTTGTCTGAAAACCCAACCGATTCAGGTTTGTTTCGTATAACTAATCAATCAAATGATATAGGAAAATTTAAAACACCTAGTCTGCGTAATCTGGCTTTCACGGCTCCTTATATGCATGATGGCAGCTTAAAAACATTGGAAGAAGTAATTGATTTTTATGATTCAGGAGTAAAGAATTCGCCATGGGTTGATCCTCTAATAGCAAAGCATCTTCCTTTGGGTTTACAATTAACACTTGAACAAAAGCAGGATTTAATTGCATTTTTACAAACAATGACTGACAGTAGTTTTATAAAAAATACTAAATTTGCTAAGCCTTAA
- a CDS encoding MbnP family protein, which yields MKKIIFICCFFSVLIMSCSKDPDTVNKKTVNELDTITNYTGLLFATDGKASLNFSHYFNAQPIVYGSQNYINNAKDTLTISNLSYRISNIQLKDKLKNTWTNIGTYNLNQGDDAFKYIVSISKVPAGLYDSIRFDLGVDSVANSTGEQTGALDPSLGMYWNWTSGYIFYRLEGRTTDLVTFSLDVGGNKNLVNKAFDLSSFKVKNATNGVDVEIKMDLGKFFNTPNTYDLKVDKRNIHNANEPSLAKLLPNMNAMFILQDVKLK from the coding sequence ATGAAAAAAATAATTTTTATATGCTGCTTTTTTTCTGTTTTAATAATGAGTTGTAGCAAAGATCCTGATACGGTGAACAAAAAAACGGTTAATGAATTGGATACCATAACCAATTACACCGGATTGCTTTTTGCCACAGATGGAAAAGCATCCTTAAATTTCTCTCATTATTTTAATGCTCAGCCCATTGTTTATGGCTCACAGAACTATATAAACAATGCGAAAGATACACTTACAATCTCTAATTTATCATACCGTATTTCTAATATTCAGTTAAAAGATAAACTTAAAAACACCTGGACAAATATTGGAACCTATAATTTAAATCAGGGAGATGATGCTTTTAAATATATTGTTTCAATAAGCAAAGTTCCGGCAGGATTATATGATTCTATAAGGTTTGATTTGGGTGTTGATAGTGTGGCAAATAGCACCGGTGAGCAAACAGGAGCGCTTGATCCATCGTTAGGAATGTACTGGAACTGGACAAGTGGTTATATATTTTATAGACTGGAAGGACGTACCACTGATTTAGTAACCTTCAGTTTAGATGTAGGTGGAAATAAAAATTTAGTAAACAAGGCATTTGATTTATCATCATTTAAAGTGAAAAACGCAACAAACGGAGTTGATGTTGAAATTAAAATGGATTTAGGCAAATTTTTTAATACGCCCAACACCTACGATTTAAAAGTAGATAAACGTAATATTCACAATGCAAATGAACCAAGTTTAGCTAAGTTGTTACCCAATATGAATGCTATGTTTATACTGCAGGATGTTAAATTAAAGTAG